Proteins encoded within one genomic window of Oncorhynchus nerka isolate Pitt River linkage group LG9b, Oner_Uvic_2.0, whole genome shotgun sequence:
- the LOC115114614 gene encoding transcription factor Jun-like translates to MPTKMEATLYDESINGQQGAVGGYHGFNPKTLKQSMTLNLNDPKMFKPHLRAKAIDILTSPDVGLLKLASPELERLIIQSCNGLTTPTPTQFLCPKNITDEQEGFAEGFVKALAELHYQQHMPNGSSDAQANAANNMAPSSTVSDSPIPYSCTVRPDPPEYTNLGTFSRAVSSASALNGDRHSSASYTAVPSQTHVEPQRPPQHPRLQHARLQSFKEEPQTVPEMSGDTPPLSPIDMESQERIKAERKRLRNRVAASKCRKRKLERISRLEDRVKNLKTQHTELVSSANVLRDELALLKQKVMDHVNSGCQLILTQQLQAF, encoded by the coding sequence ATGCCCACCAAGATGGAAGCTACATTATATGACGAATCTATAAATGGTCAGCAAGGCGCAGTGGGCGGATATCATGGGTTTAACCCGAAAACCCTGAAGCAGAGCATGACACTGAACCTCAACGACCCTAAAATGTTTAAACCTCATCTGCGGGCGAAAGCTATCGACATCCTGACATCCCCTGATGTGGGATTATTAAAACTGGCTTCCCCTGAATTGGAAAGGCTTATCATCCAGTCCTGCAATGGTCTGACGACTCCGACCCCAACTCAGTTCCTCTGTCCCAAGAACATCACCGACGAGCAAGAGGGTTTTGCCGAGGGATTCGTAAAGGCGCTCGCGGAGCTTCATTATCAACAGCATATGCCCAATGGCAGCTCTGACGCTCAAGCCAATGCTGCCAACAACATGGCACCCTCATCTACTGTGTCGGACAGTCCTATACCCTACAGCTGCACCGTGCGCCCCGACCCACCTGAATACACAAACTTGGGCACTTTCAGTCGGGCTGTCAGCTCTGCGTCGGCACTTAACGGCGACCGACACTCCTCCGCTAGTTACACGGCCGTCCCGTCCCAAACCCACGTCGAGCCCCAGCGGCCACCCCAGCATCCACGGCTACAGCATGCTCGGCTACAGTCATTCAAAGAGGAGCCCCAGACGGTGCCCGAGATGAGCGGCGATACCCCTCCGCTGTCTCCTATCGACATGGAGAGCCAGGAGCGGATAAAAGCCGAGAGAAAGCGCTTGAGAAACAGGGTGGCCGCGTCCAAATGCCGGAAAAGGAAGCTGGAGAGGATCTCGAGGCTGGAGGACAGGGTCAAAAACTTGAAGACCCAACACACAGAGTTGGTCTCCTCTGCCAACGTGCTCCGGGACGAACTGGCACTGCTCAAACAGAAGGTCATGGACCACGTTAACAGCGGGTGCCAACTCATATTGACGCAGCAGCTCCAGGCGTTCTGA
- the tada1 gene encoding transcriptional adapter 1: MAAHASELEIAKKNLTEAIGDNVKHYWANLKLWFKQKISKEEFDIEARRLLAQDNVHVHNDFLLAILTRCQIIISTPEGAGSLQWAGGSASKPGKPAKGKKKFSSRQKFDHRFQPQNPLSAAQPFSPREAGGEEDELKLSAHTLLLPTRGQLEARMMVTAFELGLDNVMEDAVSTMIHAVENHLKDVLTAVVSRRKAYRLRDGHFPYAFGSHVTPQPYLKNSLAAYQIVTECPPPSASLPAGPPPQVSPDNTEQQAALLLACSGDSLPAPLPPISMFDLLEALQVHRGVMPSHTMYALNMERILSRLWHPSHEELEQDHVHRQRHAGKDGLLVS, translated from the exons ATGGCAGCCCATGCTAGTGAGCTTGAAATTGCTAAGAAAAATTTAACAGAAGCAATTGGTGATAATGTCAAACA TTACTGGGCGAACTTGAAGCTATGGTTCAAACAGAAGATAAGCAAGGAAGAGTTTGACATCGAGGCTCGTCGCCTTTTGGCACAAGACAACG TTCATGTCCACAATGACTTTCTCCTGGCCATTCTCACTCGCTGTCAGATCATCATCTCCACACCAG AGGGTGCTGGATCTTTGCAATGGGCAGGTGGCTCAGCCTCCAAGCCTGGCAAGCCCGCCAAAGGAAAGAAGAAGTTCTCCTCCAGACAGAAATTTGAT CATCGTTTCCAGCCCCAGAACCCTCTGAGTGCGGCCCAGCCCTTTAGCCCACGGGAGGCTGGGGGTGAGGAGGATGAACTGAAACTTAGTGCCCATACCTTGCTGCTGCCCACCCGTGGCCAGTTGGAGGCCCGCATGATGGTCACCGCCTTCGAGCTGGGCCTAGACAATGTCATGGAGGACGCTGTCAGCACCATGATCCACGCTGTAGAG AACCACCTGAAGGATGTGCTGACTGCCGTGGTGTCCAGGAGGAAGGCCTACCGGCTGCGTGACGGACACTTCCCCTACGCCTTCGGCAGTCATGTCACCCCACAGCCCTACTTGAAGAACAGCCTGGCTGCCTACCAAATCGTCACTGAATG CCCACCTCCCAGTGCGTCTCTCCCTGCGGGCCCACCCCCTCAGGTGTCACCAGACAATACTGAGCAGCAGGCTGCTCTCCTGTTGGCCTGTTCTGGTGACAGTCTCCCTGCGCCCCTCCCTCCTATCAGCATGTTTGATCTCTTGGAAGCGTTACAG GTCCACCGGGGTGTGATGCCCTCTCACACCATGTATGCCCTGAACATGGAGCGTATCCTGTCCCGACTGTGGCACCCAAGTCACGAGGAGCTGGAGCAGGACCATGTGCACCGCCAACGCCATGCAGGGAAGGACGGCCTGCTTGTCAGCTGA